The Hevea brasiliensis isolate MT/VB/25A 57/8 chromosome 1, ASM3005281v1, whole genome shotgun sequence genome has a window encoding:
- the LOC110646329 gene encoding F-box/WD-40 repeat-containing protein At5g21040-like yields MAFECQGSTEVSKNYNFEDNSNPKAKNSGIANHILDCDYKTAISIADCSKQLPCNEVLPNCPRSITDLPPALICEILNFLEPKELGIVSCASTILNRLASENHVWKEVYCERWGLPSVPAPLGVGLSDEKSWKELFVEREFRSRTFLGRYSIDILYGHSEAVRTVFLLASAKLIFTSGYDSIVRMWDMENGLSIASSRPLGCTIRAVAADTKLLVAGGTDGFIQGWRAVEAVPYLFNLKGSEDPNTEFKLWEHGGPITSLALDLMRIYSGSWDMTVRVWDRSSLKCLKVLRHSDWVWSLAPHDTTVASTSGSDVYVWDTCSGTLLTVINHAHVGNTYSLARSHTGDFLFTGGEDGAIHMFEIIGHRHMANVFKVATWIPHSGPVYSLAFEFPWLISASSDGKLSLIDVRKLLRTSRRSLGKNVSRVKNVDYSVEPPQRMLHGFGPNLFSVDIGADRIVCGGEEGVVRIWNFTQALEIEQRARALRGIRLENRMRRRKLQIEMNKGARTDQCSMAAKNSMHGDRSNVWHGKRGISSKVKA; encoded by the coding sequence ATGGCATTTGAATGCCAAGGAAGCACTGAGGTGtcgaaaaattacaattttgaggaTAATTCGAATCCAAAAGCTAAAAATTCTGGAATTGCTAACCACATATTAGATTGTGATTACAAGACGGCAATTTCAATAGCTGATTGTTCAAAACAGCTGCCTTGTAATGAGGTTTTGCCCAATTGTCCCCGGTCAATCACCGACCTTCCTCCGGCCTTGATTTGTGAAATCCTTAATTTTCTTGAGCCTAAGGAGCTCGGTATAGTTTCCTGTGCATCAACCATTCTCAATAGGCTTGCATCTGAGAACCACGTTTGGAAGGAAGTCTACTGTGAGAGATGGGGACTCCCATCGGTGCCTGCACCACTGGGAGTGGGGCTTTCAGATGAGAAATCATGGAAGGAATTGTTTGTGGAGAGAGAGTTTAGGAGTAGGACTTTCTTGGGTCGTTACAGCATCGATATTTTGTATGGTCATTCAGAAGCAGTTAGAACAGTTTTCCTTTTGGCTTCTGCTAAGCTCATTTTTACTTCTGGGTATGACTCTATTGTTCGAATGTGGGACATGGAAAATGGGTTATCTATTGCATCTTCAAGGCCCCTTGGTTGCACTATTCGAGCTGTTGCAGCAGATACAAAGCTTTTGGTTGCTGGTGGAACTGATGGTTTCATCCAAGGCTGGAGGGCAGTGGAGGCGGTCCCATACTTGTTCAACCTTAAGGGTTCTGAGGACCCAAATACTGAATTTAAACTTTGGGAGCATGGGGGACCAATAACATCTCTTGCATTGGACCTCATGAGGATTTACAGTGGCTCTTGGGACATGACTGTTCGTGTATGGGATCGTTCTTCTCTGAAGTGCTTAAAGGTCTTGAGACATAGTGACTGGGTATGGAGCCTAGCTCCACATGACACTACGGTAGCTAGCACATCAGGTTCAGATGTGTATGTTTGGGACACTTGTAGTGGGACTCTGCTTACTGTCATTAATCATGCTCATGTTGGTAACACTTATTCTCTGGCAAGAAGCCACACAGGGGACTTTCTTTTTACTGGAGGAGAAGATGGGGCAATACATATGTTTGAGATCATAGGTCACCGTCACATGGCAAATGTTTTTAAGGTTGCTACTTGGATTCCTCACTCTGGTCCTGTGTATTCCCTTGCGTTCGAATTTCCATGGTTGATTTCAGCTTCTAGTGATGGTAAGTTGTCATTGATAGATGTTAGAAAACTACTAAGGACAAGCAGACGCTCTTTAGGAAAGAATGTTTCAAGGGTAAAAAATGTGGACTACAGTGTGGAGCCACCCCAAAGGATGCTACATGGATTTGGGCCCAATTTGTTTTCGGTGGACATTGGTGCTGACCGTATTGTATGTGGAGGAGAGGAGGGTGTTGTTAGGATCTGGAACTTTACACAAGCTTTGGAAATTGAGCAGAGGGCTCGAGCTTTAAGAGGAATACGATTGGAGAATCGGATGAGGAGGCGCAAGCTCCAAATAGAGATGAACAAAGGTGCACGAACTGACCAGTGTTCTATGGCAGCCAAGAACTCTATGCATGGAGATAGGAGTAATGTCTGGCACGGCAAACGTGGAATAAGTAGCAAGGTGAAGGCTTAG
- the LOC110646331 gene encoding GDSL esterase/lipase At1g71250 yields MVLLFLLAFLMSVTCSCSVSHGLIIPEKYSLMRNGSAHVSALYVMGDSSVDCGDSTPLYPYIHRNLSLLPCNGSDRTLLPYLLAEKMGLRNISPFYGQNGSIEGIRRSLNYGSAHATIMKPGSLSHQSLNQQLRQVFETFQFLQLQLSEETAQHFIRSSMFYLSFGRDDYVDLFLRNSSGVMLKYSGPEYARILVNQMVLAVKSLYDANVRNIICMGILPLGCTPRMVWEWHNVTTIDARRGCVEEINELVLQYNIILDEHIMELKTELSDAQIIFCDVYQGIMEIMTNPLQYGFEDVNNACCGLGLHGAIIGCLSADMACNQPSAYVWWDLYNPSRAVNSFLAEAIWSGHTFPGICRPILVQDLVYSPVVHLT; encoded by the exons ATGGTTCTTCTCTTTCTTCTCGCTTTCTTGATGAGTGTGACCTGTAGCTGTAGCGTATCGCATGGACTGATCATCCCTGAGAAATATTCTCTAATGAGAAATGGATCGGCTCATGTCTCTGCATTGTACGTGATGGGAGACTCTTCTGTTGATTGTGGAGACAGCACTCCCTTGTACCCTTACATTCATCGCAATCTTTCTCTGCTTCCCTGTAATGGCTCCGATAGAACGCTTCTTCCCTATCTTCTTG CTGAAAAGATGGGCTTGCGAAATATCTCTCCATTTTATGGTCAGAATGGCTCAATTGAAGGGATAAGACGCAGTTTGAATTATGGTTCAGCTCATGCAACAATCATGAAACCTGGTAGTCTGAGCCATCAGTCTCTTAACCAACAACTACGCCAAGTATTTGAAACCTTTCAGTTTTTGCAACTCCAGCTTAGCGAGGAAACTGCACAACATTTTATCAGATCCTCCATGTTTTACCTCTCATTTGGCAGAGATGACTATGTTGACCTCTTCCTTAGAAATTCTTCTGGCGTAATGCTCAAGTACAGTGGCCCAGAATATGCTCGGATTCTGGTCAATCAGATGGTTCTTGCAGTAAAGAGCCTTTATGATGCAAATGTTAGGAATATCATATGCATGGGAATATTGCCACTGGGATGCACACCACGTATGGTATGGGAATGGCATAATGTAACTACAATTGATGCCAGAAGGGGTTGTGTGGAAGAGATCAATGAGCTGGTTTTGCAATACAACATAATACTGGATGAGCATATTATGGAGCTAAAAACAGAGTTATCTGATGCTCAGATCATCTTCTGTGATGTATACCAAGGAATTATGGAGATCATGACCAATCCACTACAATACG GATTCGAAGATGTAAATAATGCGTGCTGCGGGCTTGGTCTGCACGGTGCAATTATTGGTTGTCTTTCTGCAGATATGGCCTGCAATCAGCCTTCAGCTTATGTCTGGTGGGATCTCTATAATCCTTCACGAGCAGTGAACTCCTTTCTTGCTGAGGCAATATGGTCTGGCCACACCTTTCCTGGCATTTGTCGTCCTATCTTGGTCCAGGATCTAGTTTACTCTCCAGTTGTGCATCTAACCTGA